In a single window of the Methylococcus sp. Mc7 genome:
- the rluC gene encoding 23S rRNA pseudouridine(955/2504/2580) synthase RluC produces MKSLPQDPNQPRLIEVDAEAAGQRIDNFLFSRLKGVPKSHVYRILRTGQVRINGGRSKAQHRLNAGDVVRVPPVRVAPAQDARLPAPWLRNRLESRILYEDEDVLVVNKPPGMAVHGGSGLSFGVIEGLRAVREEARFLELVHRLDRDTSGCLLIAKRRSALRQLHEQFRGEGVEKTYLALFSGVWARRRQVVDAPLLKNVLQSGERMVKISSEGKAAVTEFRRLEALSGATLVEARPVTGRTHQIRVHARSLGHPLAGDERYGDPSLNQAFRQRGLKRLFLHAATLAFAHPRSGREVRVEAPLETDLADFLAAVRP; encoded by the coding sequence ATGAAATCTCTCCCGCAAGACCCGAACCAGCCTCGCCTGATCGAAGTCGACGCCGAGGCTGCCGGCCAGCGCATCGACAATTTCCTGTTTTCGCGCCTGAAGGGCGTCCCCAAGAGCCATGTGTACCGCATTCTGCGGACCGGCCAAGTGCGGATCAACGGCGGCCGGAGCAAGGCGCAGCACCGGCTGAACGCGGGGGATGTCGTTCGCGTTCCGCCCGTACGCGTCGCACCGGCACAGGATGCACGGCTGCCGGCGCCGTGGCTGCGGAACCGGCTGGAAAGCCGGATCCTCTACGAGGACGAGGATGTTTTGGTCGTCAACAAACCCCCTGGGATGGCGGTGCACGGCGGCAGCGGCCTCAGTTTCGGGGTGATCGAAGGTTTGCGGGCGGTGCGTGAAGAAGCGCGGTTTCTCGAACTGGTGCACCGGCTGGACCGCGACACTTCGGGCTGTCTGCTGATCGCAAAGCGGCGCTCCGCGCTGCGCCAGCTGCACGAACAGTTCCGGGGTGAGGGTGTGGAAAAGACCTATCTGGCCCTGTTCAGCGGCGTCTGGGCGCGTCGGCGGCAAGTGGTGGATGCTCCTTTGCTCAAAAACGTGTTGCAGAGCGGCGAGCGGATGGTGAAGATTTCGTCCGAGGGGAAAGCGGCGGTCACGGAGTTCCGCCGCCTGGAAGCGCTTTCCGGCGCGACGCTGGTGGAAGCCCGGCCGGTCACCGGCCGTACGCACCAGATCCGCGTGCATGCCAGGTCGCTGGGCCATCCGCTGGCGGGTGACGAGCGTTATGGCGATCCCTCGCTCAATCAGGCTTTCCGCCAGCGCGGCTTGAAGCGTCTGTTTCTGCATGCCGCGACGCTCGCATTCGCGCATCCCCGAAGTGGTAGGGAGGTCCGCGTCGAGGCGCCGCTGGAAACGGACCTCGCGGACTTTCTGGCGGCCGTCAGGCCTTAA
- the glgB gene encoding 1,4-alpha-glucan branching protein GlgB, with protein MTDSSTLAELSQDFQRLIEARHHDPFAVLGRHRREGRDVVRAFLPRAEEVRVGPDGRVMERIAGTAIFECAVEAGVPDTHYRLYWTDQTGQTHSFIDPYTFPPRISDFDLYLFGEGRHWNIYRTLGAHPHSVDGIDGILFATWAPNAERISVVGEFNGWDGCRHPMRVRGDSGVWELFIPELQPGLLYKFEIRNRPHGTIHLKSDPYGRQFELRPNTASIITRESDYAWNDAAWLAQRKDWPWLHRPLSVYEVHAGSWKRDLEGGYLNYRDLAHELVDYVKSAGFSHIELMPVTEHPLDASWGYQTTGYFAPTSRFGTPDDFRYFVDHCHRNGIGVILDWVPAHFPKDAHGLARFDGTALYEHEDPRLGEHRDWGTLIYNYGRNEVKNFLLGSALFWLEEFHLDGLRVDAVASMLYLDYSRQPGDWIPNKYGGNENLEAIAFLRDLNTVVHQQFPGVLVVAEESTAWPQVTRPTWTGGLGFSMKWNMGWMHDILVYMSKDPVHRHYHHDQLTFGLLYAFTENFVLPFSHDEVVHGKGSMLARMPGDEWRRFANLRALYTMMFTYPGKKLLFMGCEFAQTGEWNHTATLDWPLLESNLHKGMLHLVGDLNRLYHGTSALYAYDFESQGFEWIDSHDAAQSVISYVRRDDDSHVIVVMNFTPVPRHNYRIGVPEPVRYREIFNSDAECYGGANIGNWKIETETVAWMGRAQSVVLTLPPLAGIVLAPAAPSAESEAGMPTDE; from the coding sequence TTGACGGACAGCTCGACCTTGGCAGAACTCTCGCAGGACTTCCAGCGACTCATCGAAGCCCGCCATCACGATCCTTTCGCGGTGCTGGGCCGTCACCGGCGGGAAGGCAGGGATGTCGTCCGCGCTTTCCTGCCCCGCGCCGAAGAAGTGCGCGTCGGGCCCGACGGCCGGGTGATGGAGCGCATCGCCGGTACCGCCATTTTCGAATGCGCGGTCGAAGCGGGGGTCCCCGACACCCATTACAGGCTGTATTGGACCGACCAGACGGGACAGACCCACAGCTTCATCGATCCGTACACCTTCCCTCCCCGGATTTCCGACTTCGATCTCTATCTTTTCGGGGAAGGCCGGCACTGGAACATCTATCGTACTCTGGGAGCCCATCCGCACAGCGTCGACGGGATCGACGGCATTCTGTTCGCGACCTGGGCGCCCAATGCCGAACGCATCAGCGTGGTCGGAGAATTCAACGGCTGGGACGGCTGCCGGCACCCCATGCGGGTGCGCGGCGACAGCGGCGTGTGGGAGCTGTTCATTCCCGAACTGCAGCCGGGCCTGCTGTACAAGTTCGAGATACGCAACCGGCCGCACGGCACCATCCATCTCAAGAGCGATCCTTACGGACGCCAGTTCGAGCTCCGGCCGAACACCGCTTCGATCATCACCCGCGAGAGCGACTACGCCTGGAACGATGCCGCATGGCTCGCGCAGCGCAAGGACTGGCCCTGGCTGCACCGGCCGCTGTCGGTATACGAGGTGCATGCCGGCTCCTGGAAGCGCGATCTCGAGGGCGGCTATCTGAATTATCGTGATCTCGCGCACGAGCTGGTGGACTACGTCAAATCGGCGGGCTTCAGCCACATCGAGCTGATGCCCGTCACCGAGCATCCGCTGGACGCCTCCTGGGGCTACCAGACCACCGGCTATTTCGCCCCCACCAGCCGGTTCGGCACCCCCGACGACTTCCGCTATTTCGTCGATCATTGCCACCGGAACGGCATCGGCGTGATCCTGGACTGGGTGCCGGCGCATTTTCCCAAGGACGCCCATGGCCTGGCACGCTTCGACGGCACCGCGCTGTATGAACACGAAGACCCCCGGCTGGGCGAGCACCGCGACTGGGGCACGCTGATCTACAACTACGGCCGCAACGAGGTCAAGAACTTCCTGCTGGGCAGCGCGCTGTTCTGGCTGGAGGAATTCCACCTCGACGGTCTGCGCGTCGACGCCGTCGCCTCGATGCTCTATCTCGACTATTCGCGCCAGCCGGGCGACTGGATACCCAACAAATACGGCGGCAACGAAAACCTCGAAGCCATCGCCTTCCTTCGCGACCTCAACACCGTCGTGCACCAGCAGTTTCCGGGCGTGCTGGTCGTGGCCGAGGAATCGACCGCCTGGCCCCAGGTCACCCGGCCGACCTGGACCGGGGGCCTGGGCTTCTCCATGAAATGGAACATGGGCTGGATGCACGACATCCTGGTCTATATGAGCAAGGATCCGGTGCACCGGCACTACCATCACGACCAGCTCACGTTCGGCCTGCTGTACGCTTTCACCGAGAACTTCGTCCTGCCTTTCTCCCACGACGAGGTCGTCCACGGCAAGGGTTCCATGCTGGCAAGAATGCCGGGCGACGAATGGCGGCGCTTCGCCAATTTGCGCGCCCTGTACACCATGATGTTCACCTACCCCGGCAAGAAGCTGCTGTTCATGGGCTGCGAATTCGCCCAGACCGGTGAATGGAACCATACGGCAACGCTGGACTGGCCCCTCCTCGAATCCAACTTGCACAAGGGCATGCTGCACCTGGTGGGCGACCTGAACCGGCTGTACCACGGCACCTCCGCGCTCTATGCCTACGATTTCGAGAGCCAGGGCTTCGAGTGGATAGACAGCCACGACGCAGCGCAATCGGTCATCAGCTACGTGCGCCGAGACGACGACAGCCACGTGATCGTCGTCATGAACTTCACCCCGGTGCCACGCCACAACTACCGCATCGGCGTGCCCGAGCCGGTTCGATACCGGGAAATCTTCAATTCCGACGCCGAATGCTACGGCGGCGCCAATATCGGCAATTGGAAAATCGAAACCGAAACCGTGGCATGGATGGGACGCGCCCAGTCCGTCGTGCTGACCCTCCCGCCCCTGGCCGGCATCGTGCTGGCCCCGGCCGCACCGTCGGCCGAATCCGAAGCCGGGATGCCGACCGACGAATGA
- a CDS encoding NUDIX domain-containing protein yields the protein MTRDFEVLREERLHGGFFTLLRMHLRHTLHGGGWSEVLTRELYHRSSCVAVVPYDPIADRVILIEQFRVGPLKSGENPWLLEIVAGAVEPGERPDEVAHRETMEEAGSRIRELIPVSEFFTTPGGCSESIALYCGIVDSAGLGGIHGLAEEHEDILVSVIDFAEAMVLLGEGRIRSAIPIIGLQWLALNRDRIRMRYGAA from the coding sequence ATGACCCGCGACTTCGAGGTTCTACGGGAGGAGCGGCTTCACGGCGGATTCTTCACGCTGCTGCGGATGCATCTGCGCCATACCCTGCACGGCGGCGGCTGGAGCGAGGTCCTGACGCGCGAGCTGTATCACAGGAGCAGTTGCGTGGCGGTCGTCCCTTACGACCCGATCGCCGACCGGGTGATACTGATCGAACAGTTCCGGGTCGGCCCGCTTAAGTCGGGAGAAAATCCCTGGCTGCTGGAAATCGTCGCCGGCGCCGTGGAGCCGGGCGAACGTCCGGACGAGGTGGCGCACCGAGAGACGATGGAGGAGGCCGGAAGCCGGATCCGCGAGCTCATCCCCGTGTCCGAGTTCTTTACTACGCCGGGCGGCTGCTCCGAAAGCATCGCCCTCTATTGCGGCATCGTCGATTCCGCCGGTCTCGGCGGCATCCATGGCCTGGCCGAAGAGCATGAGGACATCCTGGTCAGCGTGATCGATTTTGCCGAAGCGATGGTCTTGCTCGGCGAGGGGCGGATCCGCTCGGCCATCCCCATCATCGGCCTGCAATGGCTGGCGCTGAACCGGGACCGGATCCGGATGCGTTACGGCGCGGCCTGA
- a CDS encoding Rne/Rng family ribonuclease has product MKRMLINATQPEELRVALVDGQKLYDFDIEIPSREQKKANIYKGLITRVEPSLEAAFVNFGAERHGFLPFKEILPKYLSASGEESVSRREIKDVLKEGQEVVVQVEKEERGTKGAALTTYISLAGSYLVLMPNNPKAGGISRRIEGDIRSDMKETLSQLHIPEDMGVIIRTAGGGKTVEELQWDLNYLLQLWEAIERSTREKPAPFLIFQESNVIIRALRDHLRGDVDEILVDNPSTFRLVHSFLQQVMPQFINKARLYQDNVPLFSRYQIESQIETAYSREVPLPSGGAIVIDHTEALTTIDINSARATKGGDIEETALNTNLEAADEIARQMRLRDLGGLFVIDFIDMMAARNQRAVENRLREAVRVDRARIQLGRISRFGLMEMSRQRLRPSLTETALLTCPRCKGQGTIRSVESLALSILRVLEEETMKKNTDRIIAQLPVESATYLLNEKRAAIQQIETRYNVSITIVPNPHLETPNYDIQRIRSGGVGAEEDTRKSSYQLISEKSPESPKPVRTPGAAAEAPAVREFIPAAPQPGGDQRIQAQPGQPGGGLIKRFLNILTGQRIEDQPSSSDAAQPSTELPLPVPFVQPGKMPGEQAGAGAVSADESERPGGQRRRDRDGSRRSGGNRRKHPAQRDETGDRPRGAVTADTEAAQDLGTEEPPQTPAAQESRPKTQESRSRRRDGRGQRRRATAQPAVESPTEDIADETATADVPTGTADLDDLVPTATDFGEIPEEGDAVSAETAEGDAGDAELRPRSLRSRRGGMRRRGRGRRDRRPATPGEQEGGEALEPISLDWENDVPERNVAESDFEPAAPRETGDRRTEPPAAEPFSAPAEREAHTESRPESQYRAPGLPPRAWEAPKPDHEPRDDRADPPAPAERGTGSSE; this is encoded by the coding sequence ATGAAAAGAATGTTGATCAACGCCACGCAACCCGAGGAATTGCGGGTCGCGCTGGTCGATGGACAGAAGCTTTATGACTTCGACATAGAAATCCCTTCGAGGGAACAGAAAAAGGCCAATATCTACAAGGGACTGATTACCCGCGTCGAGCCCAGCCTCGAGGCGGCGTTCGTGAATTTCGGCGCGGAGCGGCACGGCTTTCTGCCGTTCAAGGAAATCCTGCCGAAATATCTCAGCGCCAGCGGCGAGGAGTCCGTCTCCCGGCGGGAAATCAAGGACGTCCTCAAGGAGGGCCAGGAAGTCGTCGTACAGGTCGAAAAAGAGGAACGCGGCACCAAGGGCGCGGCCCTGACCACCTACATCAGCCTGGCCGGCAGCTATCTGGTGCTCATGCCGAACAACCCCAAGGCAGGCGGTATCTCCCGCCGCATCGAGGGTGACATCCGGTCCGACATGAAGGAGACGCTGAGCCAGCTCCATATCCCCGAAGACATGGGGGTGATCATCCGCACGGCGGGCGGCGGCAAGACGGTCGAGGAGTTGCAGTGGGACCTCAATTATCTGCTGCAGCTCTGGGAAGCGATCGAACGCTCGACGCGGGAAAAACCGGCTCCGTTTCTGATTTTCCAGGAAAGCAACGTCATCATCCGGGCCCTGCGTGACCACCTGCGCGGCGACGTCGACGAAATCCTGGTCGACAACCCTTCGACTTTCAGGCTGGTGCACAGCTTCCTGCAACAGGTCATGCCGCAGTTCATCAACAAGGCGCGCCTGTACCAGGACAACGTGCCTCTGTTCAGCCGCTACCAGATCGAAAGCCAGATCGAGACGGCCTATTCCCGCGAAGTACCCCTGCCCTCCGGCGGCGCCATCGTCATCGACCACACCGAGGCCCTGACGACCATCGACATCAATTCGGCGCGGGCCACCAAGGGCGGCGACATCGAAGAGACCGCGCTGAACACCAACCTCGAGGCGGCCGACGAGATCGCCCGCCAGATGCGCCTGCGCGACCTGGGAGGGCTGTTCGTGATCGATTTCATCGACATGATGGCCGCCCGCAACCAGCGCGCCGTCGAGAACCGTCTGCGCGAGGCGGTGCGCGTCGACCGGGCGCGCATCCAGCTCGGCCGGATCTCCCGCTTCGGCCTGATGGAAATGTCACGCCAGCGCCTGCGGCCGTCGCTCACCGAAACGGCACTCCTGACCTGCCCGCGCTGCAAGGGCCAGGGGACGATACGCAGCGTCGAGTCGCTGGCCCTGTCCATCCTCCGCGTCCTGGAGGAGGAAACGATGAAGAAGAACACCGACCGGATCATCGCCCAGTTGCCGGTCGAGTCGGCCACCTACCTGCTGAACGAGAAACGCGCGGCGATCCAGCAGATCGAGACGCGGTACAACGTGTCCATCACCATCGTCCCCAATCCTCACCTCGAAACGCCCAACTACGACATCCAGCGGATCCGGAGCGGCGGAGTCGGTGCGGAGGAGGACACGCGCAAGAGCAGTTACCAGCTCATTTCGGAAAAATCCCCCGAATCCCCTAAGCCTGTACGGACGCCGGGCGCCGCGGCGGAGGCCCCGGCGGTGCGGGAATTCATTCCTGCCGCGCCGCAGCCCGGTGGCGATCAGCGCATTCAGGCTCAACCGGGCCAGCCCGGCGGCGGATTGATCAAACGCTTCCTCAACATCCTGACCGGCCAGCGCATCGAGGACCAGCCATCATCCTCCGACGCGGCTCAGCCGTCCACGGAACTGCCCTTGCCCGTGCCTTTCGTGCAGCCGGGCAAGATGCCCGGCGAACAGGCGGGAGCCGGCGCCGTCTCGGCAGACGAAAGCGAACGCCCCGGCGGCCAGCGCCGGCGCGACCGGGACGGCAGCAGACGCAGCGGCGGCAATCGCCGGAAACATCCCGCGCAGCGGGACGAAACTGGCGACAGACCCCGCGGCGCGGTAACGGCGGACACCGAGGCTGCCCAAGACCTCGGAACGGAGGAGCCGCCTCAGACCCCGGCCGCGCAAGAGAGCCGGCCGAAGACCCAGGAGAGCCGCAGCCGCCGGCGGGATGGCAGGGGCCAGCGCCGCCGGGCCACGGCTCAGCCGGCGGTCGAATCACCGACGGAAGATATCGCGGATGAGACGGCAACGGCGGACGTTCCGACAGGCACTGCAGATTTGGATGACCTGGTGCCGACCGCCACCGATTTCGGCGAAATTCCCGAAGAAGGCGATGCCGTCAGCGCAGAAACGGCCGAAGGAGACGCCGGGGACGCGGAACTCCGCCCGCGGTCTTTGCGGTCGCGCAGGGGCGGCATGAGGCGGCGCGGCCGCGGCAGGCGGGATCGCCGACCGGCAACGCCGGGCGAGCAAGAGGGGGGCGAAGCTTTGGAGCCGATCAGCCTCGATTGGGAAAACGACGTACCCGAACGCAACGTCGCGGAATCAGATTTCGAGCCGGCCGCACCGCGGGAAACCGGCGATCGCCGCACTGAGCCGCCTGCCGCCGAGCCGTTTTCAGCCCCCGCGGAACGGGAAGCGCACACGGAATCCCGTCCGGAATCTCAATATCGGGCGCCCGGCCTGCCGCCCAGAGCGTGGGAAGCCCCCAAACCCGATCACGAACCGCGGGATGATCGCGCCGATCCCCCTGCGCCTGCCGAACGTGGAACCGGTTCTTCGGAGTGA
- the sppA gene encoding signal peptide peptidase SppA, with protein MNADSTPQSSTESARPASGWERELLEKLLLEALVEQRKARRWNLAFRAFLIAAVGLGFVLAFKPLSQDGLSGPGKTHTAVVDVIGTIAEGSEIDADTIIEGLRDAAEAKGVKGIVLRMNTPGGSPVQSAYVYDEIRRIKKEHPALPVYAVVSDVCASGGYYIASATDKIFVNPASIVGSIGVIMNGFGFVGTLEKLGVERRVMTAGDHKAILDPFGPVDPAEKQHVQQLLNAVHQQFIAAVKAGRGDRLKDRPEIFSGLVWTGAEGIELGLVDAVGELHQVAETVIGAKEIVNYSHRETLLDRIAQQLGTSLGAALTNLSTSSPRLY; from the coding sequence ATGAATGCGGATTCAACACCCCAGTCATCGACCGAATCGGCTCGCCCGGCCTCCGGCTGGGAGCGGGAACTACTGGAAAAGCTGCTGCTCGAAGCGCTGGTGGAACAGCGGAAGGCGCGGCGGTGGAACCTGGCGTTCAGAGCCTTTCTGATTGCCGCGGTCGGACTCGGTTTCGTTCTGGCGTTCAAGCCGCTGTCACAGGATGGTCTGTCCGGGCCCGGAAAAACGCACACGGCAGTGGTCGACGTGATCGGCACCATCGCCGAAGGGAGTGAGATCGATGCCGACACCATCATCGAGGGGTTGCGCGATGCGGCCGAGGCCAAGGGAGTGAAAGGCATCGTCCTCAGGATGAATACGCCGGGGGGGAGTCCGGTGCAATCGGCCTACGTATACGATGAAATCCGCAGGATCAAGAAGGAACATCCGGCGCTGCCGGTTTATGCCGTCGTGTCCGACGTGTGCGCTTCGGGCGGCTATTACATCGCCTCGGCCACGGACAAGATATTCGTGAATCCGGCCAGCATCGTCGGCTCGATCGGCGTCATCATGAACGGTTTCGGCTTCGTCGGCACGCTGGAGAAGCTGGGCGTCGAGCGCCGTGTGATGACGGCGGGCGACCACAAGGCCATCCTCGATCCGTTCGGTCCCGTGGACCCGGCCGAAAAACAGCATGTGCAGCAGTTGCTGAACGCCGTCCACCAGCAGTTCATCGCGGCGGTGAAGGCTGGCCGCGGGGATCGCCTCAAGGACAGGCCCGAAATCTTCTCGGGCCTGGTGTGGACCGGCGCCGAAGGGATCGAGCTGGGTCTTGTGGACGCCGTCGGCGAGTTGCATCAGGTGGCCGAGACGGTCATCGGCGCCAAGGAAATCGTGAATTACTCGCACAGAGAGACCTTGCTGGATCGCATCGCCCAGCAACTGGGCACCAGCCTGGGGGCGGCTTTGACCAATCTGTCCACCTCGTCGCCCCGCCTGTACTGA
- the glgC gene encoding glucose-1-phosphate adenylyltransferase, producing the protein MPESMHASSRFVSRLTRQTLALILAGGRGSRLQKLTEWRAKPAVPFGGKFRIIDFPLSNCVNSGIRQVGVLTQYKADSLIRHIQQGWGFLRGELGEFVDILPAQQRLQESWYAGTADAVYQNLDIIRQRHPEYILILAGDHVYKMDYGLMLAYHAERNADLTIGCMEVPLADARAFGVMQMDAEQRIQRFVEKPSDPPAMPNRPDHAAASMGIYIFNTAFLFEQLIKDADTPGSNHDFGMDIIPQVIQKYRVFAYRFRNVQSGVQSYWRDVGTVDSYWAANMELIGVDPELNLYDQEWPIWTYQAQTPPAKFVFDDDDRRGMAVDSMVSGGCIISGAEVRHSLLFSNVRVNSFSRVLDSVILPDVNVGRHCRISRAVIDKGCNIPPNTVIGENLEEDCRRFYVSPDGIVLVTPDCLGQRLHFHR; encoded by the coding sequence ATGCCCGAGTCGATGCACGCATCATCCCGTTTCGTAAGTCGGCTGACCCGGCAGACCCTGGCCCTCATCCTGGCGGGCGGGCGCGGGAGCAGGTTGCAGAAACTGACGGAATGGCGTGCCAAGCCCGCCGTACCGTTTGGCGGCAAGTTCCGGATCATCGATTTCCCCCTGTCCAATTGCGTCAATTCCGGGATACGCCAGGTCGGTGTGCTGACCCAGTACAAGGCGGATTCGCTGATCCGCCACATCCAGCAGGGCTGGGGCTTCCTGCGCGGCGAACTCGGCGAGTTCGTCGACATCTTGCCCGCCCAGCAGCGTCTCCAGGAGAGCTGGTACGCGGGCACGGCGGACGCGGTTTACCAGAACCTGGACATCATCCGCCAGCGCCATCCCGAATACATCTTGATCCTGGCCGGCGACCACGTGTACAAGATGGACTACGGCCTGATGCTTGCCTATCACGCGGAAAGGAACGCCGATCTCACCATCGGCTGCATGGAGGTGCCGCTCGCCGACGCCAGGGCGTTCGGCGTCATGCAGATGGATGCCGAGCAGCGGATCCAGCGGTTCGTCGAGAAGCCGTCCGATCCGCCGGCCATGCCGAACCGCCCCGATCACGCCGCGGCTTCCATGGGGATCTACATCTTCAACACGGCTTTCCTGTTCGAGCAGCTCATCAAGGATGCCGATACCCCCGGCTCGAATCACGACTTCGGGATGGACATCATCCCCCAGGTCATCCAGAAATACCGCGTCTTCGCCTACCGTTTCCGCAACGTCCAGAGCGGCGTGCAGTCCTACTGGCGTGACGTGGGGACGGTGGACTCGTACTGGGCCGCCAACATGGAGCTGATCGGGGTCGATCCGGAACTCAATCTGTACGACCAGGAATGGCCGATCTGGACCTACCAGGCCCAGACGCCGCCGGCCAAATTCGTGTTCGATGACGACGACCGGCGCGGCATGGCGGTGGATTCCATGGTCTCGGGAGGCTGCATCATTTCCGGCGCCGAGGTCCGCCACTCGCTGCTGTTTTCGAATGTGCGGGTGAATTCGTTCTCGCGCGTGCTCGACTCGGTGATCCTGCCCGACGTGAACGTCGGACGCCATTGCAGGATCAGCCGGGCGGTGATCGACAAGGGGTGCAACATCCCGCCCAATACCGTCATCGGTGAAAATCTCGAAGAGGACTGCAGGCGCTTTTACGTCAGCCCCGACGGCATCGTCCTGGTGACCCCCGATTGCCTCGGCCAGAGGCTGCATTTCCACCGCTGA
- the glgA gene encoding glycogen synthase GlgA yields MKVLFVSSEVFPLMKTGGLADVSGSLPAALSALGHDVRILMPAYPEAVAAAETSAELSLRQAGSHLTLLSTRLPGTAVPLLLLDAPASFGRLGNPYLAPNGAPWPDNAERFALLARVAVDLTQDRLGLGWKPDVVHCNDWQTGLIPPLLSDEPNRPAVVFTVHNLAYQGLFPHDTFQRLALPPRLWRMEALEFYGQLSFIKGGLVFADRINTVSPSYAEEIQTPEFGCGLDGLLRSRRSCLSGILNGIDDVAWNPATDPYLPATYGPDTLERKRANRTALRQRFGMPDDPDVAVMGLVGRMVEQKGIDLLIDILDDLLHLSIQLVVLGNGNKEFECSFERAAAACPERIAATIGYDEPLAHLIEAGADIFLMPSRFEPCGLNQLYSQRYGTVPIVRKVGGLADTVEDATPERIAAGQASGIVFEPAKPAFLLEAVYRALALYREPEVWRTICKCGMGKDFSWRKSASQYVELYREALADLNAGRSVAGPRCAA; encoded by the coding sequence ATGAAAGTCCTGTTCGTATCCAGCGAGGTCTTCCCCCTGATGAAGACCGGCGGCCTTGCGGACGTGTCCGGCAGCCTGCCGGCGGCCTTGTCCGCGCTGGGCCATGACGTGCGCATCCTGATGCCCGCCTATCCGGAAGCCGTCGCCGCCGCGGAAACCTCGGCGGAACTGAGCCTGCGGCAGGCCGGCAGCCATCTGACTCTCTTGTCCACCCGACTGCCCGGCACCGCGGTTCCGCTGTTGCTGCTGGATGCCCCGGCCTCGTTCGGCCGCCTCGGAAACCCTTATCTGGCGCCCAACGGCGCGCCCTGGCCCGACAATGCCGAGCGCTTCGCCCTGCTCGCGCGCGTCGCCGTCGACCTGACCCAGGACCGGCTTGGCCTCGGCTGGAAACCCGACGTCGTCCATTGTAACGACTGGCAGACCGGCTTGATCCCGCCGCTCTTGAGCGACGAGCCGAACCGGCCGGCCGTCGTGTTCACCGTTCACAATCTCGCCTACCAGGGCCTGTTTCCCCACGACACCTTCCAGCGCCTGGCGCTGCCCCCACGCCTCTGGAGGATGGAAGCGCTGGAGTTCTACGGCCAACTGTCCTTCATCAAGGGCGGTCTGGTATTCGCCGACCGCATCAACACGGTAAGCCCTAGCTATGCGGAAGAAATCCAGACCCCGGAGTTCGGCTGCGGCCTGGACGGCCTGCTGAGAAGCCGGCGGTCATGCCTGAGCGGGATTCTCAACGGCATCGACGACGTGGCCTGGAATCCGGCAACCGATCCGTACCTTCCCGCGACCTATGGCCCGGACACCCTGGAGCGGAAAAGGGCCAACCGCACGGCGCTCAGACAGCGGTTCGGCATGCCGGACGATCCGGACGTCGCCGTCATGGGGCTAGTGGGGAGGATGGTCGAACAGAAGGGCATCGATCTCTTGATCGACATTCTGGACGACCTGCTCCATCTGTCGATCCAGCTCGTCGTCCTGGGCAACGGCAACAAGGAATTCGAATGCAGCTTCGAACGGGCGGCCGCGGCCTGCCCGGAACGCATCGCCGCCACCATCGGCTACGACGAACCGCTGGCCCATCTCATCGAAGCCGGCGCCGACATCTTCCTGATGCCTTCCCGCTTCGAGCCCTGCGGTCTGAACCAGCTCTACAGCCAGCGCTACGGCACCGTACCGATCGTGCGCAAGGTGGGCGGACTGGCCGACACCGTCGAGGACGCCACACCCGAGCGCATTGCAGCCGGACAGGCCAGCGGAATCGTGTTCGAACCGGCGAAGCCCGCCTTCCTACTGGAAGCCGTCTACCGGGCCCTGGCACTGTACCGGGAGCCCGAGGTTTGGCGGACTATCTGCAAATGCGGCATGGGCAAGGATTTTTCGTGGCGCAAGAGCGCCTCCCAGTATGTCGAACTCTACCGGGAAGCACTGGCCGACCTGAACGCCGGCCGCTCCGTCGCCGGTCCCCGCTGCGCGGCCTGA